In Trichocoleus desertorum NBK24, the following are encoded in one genomic region:
- a CDS encoding ABC-F family ATP-binding cassette domain-containing protein translates to MSIFTLQSVQKDFGIKEILKDASFSLNPDDKVGLIGTNGSGKSTLLKMIAGLEPIDSGQILVNSGAKIVYLPQQPDLDENHTVLEQVFADSGEGMTLVREYEELSDKLAHGQGDATQLMARLSVVSQRMDAVNAWELETQAKIVLTKLGIEDFEAKIGSLSGGYRKRIALAAALMANPDVLLMDEPTNHLDALSVEWLQSYLNRFRGALLLITHDRYFLDRVTNRIIEIDRGDLYSYSGNYSYYLEKKALAEESAVSSQRKHQGVLRRELEWLKRGPKARSTKQKARIQRIQDMRSQEFKQGPGKVEISTPGRRIGKKVIDLVNISKAYDDRTLIKDFTYNFNPEDRVGIIGGNGAGKSTLMNIITGRVQPDAGTVEIGSTIHIGYFDQHSEELLTALNEDQRVIDYIKEVGEFVKVADGTQISASQMLERFLFPGNQQYAPIHKLSGGEKRRLFLLRILMGAPNVLILDEPTNDLDVQTLAVLEEYLEDFNGCVIAVSHDRYFLDRAIDTIFALEPDGTLRQYPGSYSVYLDFKKKEEEEETKQVATAKPDQAAASATPDQPTAKSANGDKSRKISYKEKREFELLETKIPEMEAEKEAIEKTLYNNPPSGFSEVQNLSERLAELTQAIDEATERWMELAELVA, encoded by the coding sequence ATGAGTATCTTCACACTACAGTCGGTTCAAAAAGACTTTGGCATCAAAGAAATTCTTAAAGATGCCAGTTTTAGCCTTAACCCCGACGACAAAGTGGGCTTAATTGGCACCAACGGCTCTGGTAAATCAACCCTTCTGAAAATGATTGCAGGGCTAGAACCGATTGATAGTGGACAAATTCTAGTCAATTCTGGTGCCAAGATTGTCTACCTCCCTCAGCAGCCTGACCTGGATGAAAACCACACGGTTCTAGAGCAAGTCTTTGCGGACAGTGGAGAAGGAATGACGCTAGTACGGGAGTATGAAGAACTCTCGGACAAATTGGCTCATGGGCAGGGTGATGCCACTCAGCTCATGGCTAGGCTATCCGTTGTTTCCCAGCGCATGGATGCGGTTAATGCGTGGGAACTGGAGACCCAAGCCAAAATTGTTCTCACCAAACTGGGCATTGAAGATTTTGAAGCGAAGATTGGCTCTCTTTCTGGCGGATACCGTAAGCGTATTGCCTTAGCTGCTGCGCTGATGGCTAACCCGGATGTGTTGCTGATGGATGAGCCTACCAACCACCTAGATGCGCTCTCGGTGGAATGGTTGCAAAGCTATCTCAACCGCTTTCGGGGGGCACTCCTACTCATTACTCACGATCGCTACTTTCTCGATCGCGTGACTAATCGCATCATTGAAATCGACCGAGGAGATCTTTACAGTTACTCTGGCAACTATTCCTATTACTTAGAGAAAAAAGCCCTGGCTGAAGAATCGGCGGTGAGCAGTCAGCGGAAGCACCAAGGAGTTTTGCGGCGAGAACTAGAGTGGCTGAAGCGTGGCCCTAAAGCCCGCAGCACCAAGCAAAAAGCTCGGATTCAGCGCATTCAAGATATGCGATCGCAGGAATTCAAGCAAGGCCCAGGCAAAGTGGAAATATCCACTCCAGGCCGTCGCATTGGCAAAAAAGTTATTGACTTAGTTAATATCTCTAAAGCCTACGATGACCGTACCTTAATCAAAGACTTTACCTACAATTTCAACCCCGAAGACCGCGTGGGCATTATTGGCGGCAATGGGGCAGGAAAGTCCACGCTGATGAATATCATCACTGGGCGGGTGCAGCCAGATGCAGGTACCGTCGAGATCGGTTCCACCATTCACATTGGCTATTTTGACCAACACTCAGAAGAGTTGCTCACTGCGCTCAACGAAGATCAGCGGGTGATCGACTACATCAAGGAAGTGGGAGAGTTTGTTAAAGTCGCTGATGGCACTCAGATTAGTGCCTCTCAAATGCTAGAGCGCTTTCTGTTTCCTGGTAATCAGCAATATGCCCCCATTCACAAACTTTCTGGAGGCGAAAAACGTCGGTTATTTCTACTGCGGATCTTGATGGGTGCGCCCAATGTGTTGATCCTGGATGAACCAACCAATGATTTGGACGTGCAAACACTGGCAGTTTTGGAGGAATATTTAGAGGACTTTAATGGTTGCGTGATTGCTGTTTCTCATGATCGCTATTTCCTCGATCGCGCCATAGACACAATTTTTGCCTTAGAACCAGACGGAACTTTACGCCAATATCCTGGTAGCTACTCAGTTTATCTAGACTTCAAGAAAAAAGAGGAAGAAGAAGAAACCAAGCAAGTTGCGACTGCAAAGCCAGACCAGGCAGCAGCTTCAGCCACCCCAGATCAACCCACTGCTAAATCGGCAAATGGCGATAAATCACGAAAAATCTCTTATAAAGAAAAGCGTGAATTTGAGCTACTAGAAACTAAAATTCCTGAGATGGAAGCAGAAAAAGAAGCGATCGAAAAGACGCTTTACAACAACCCACCTTCTGGTTTTAGTGAGGTGCAGAACCTCTCAGAACGCTTGGCAGAACTGACTCAAGCGATCGATGAGGCAACTGAGCGCTGGATGGAATTAGCAGAACTGGTTGCTTAG
- a CDS encoding BMC domain-containing protein, with product MPAAVGVIQTLGFPGVLAAADAMVKAAAVTLVYYGLAERGEFLVAVRGPVSEVQQAVKAGIASAEQVFGAQVVSHYIIPNPPENVEQVLPIHYTEQDEPFRMF from the coding sequence ATGCCAGCGGCAGTTGGCGTTATTCAAACACTAGGGTTTCCAGGGGTGCTAGCAGCAGCCGATGCGATGGTCAAGGCAGCGGCAGTGACCTTGGTGTATTACGGTCTAGCCGAAAGAGGTGAGTTTCTAGTTGCTGTGCGGGGACCAGTCTCAGAAGTGCAACAAGCAGTAAAGGCTGGAATTGCATCGGCAGAGCAAGTATTTGGGGCTCAAGTAGTGAGCCATTACATTATTCCCAATCCTCCGGAAAATGTAGAACAGGTGCTCCCCATTCATTACACCGAGCAAGATGAGCCATTCCGCATGTTCTAA
- a CDS encoding carbon dioxide-concentrating mechanism protein CcmK: protein MPPQAGSSAQAIGSIETKGFPAVLAAADAMVKAGRVTLVGYIRAGSARFTVNVRGDVSEVKTAMAAGIEAVESVYGGALETWVIIPRPHENVEAVLPIGYTNEVQQYRDAVNRPIAPRS, encoded by the coding sequence ATGCCTCCACAGGCGGGTAGTTCAGCACAAGCTATTGGATCAATTGAGACGAAAGGCTTTCCAGCAGTACTGGCGGCAGCCGACGCCATGGTTAAAGCAGGTCGTGTCACATTAGTTGGGTATATTCGGGCTGGCAGCGCTCGTTTTACCGTTAATGTGCGAGGCGATGTCTCCGAAGTTAAAACTGCTATGGCAGCGGGTATTGAAGCAGTAGAAAGCGTTTACGGTGGTGCTTTGGAGACTTGGGTGATTATTCCTCGTCCTCACGAAAACGTGGAAGCAGTACTACCCATTGGTTACACCAACGAAGTGCAACAGTACCGCGATGCCGTTAATCGCCCCATTGCGCCCCGGAGCTAA